In one window of Maribacter dokdonensis DSW-8 DNA:
- a CDS encoding 1-deoxy-D-xylulose-5-phosphate synthase: MKSILEHINSPKDLKPLNQENLRQLATELREFIIDIVSVKEGHLGASLGVVELTIALHYVFNTPIDKLIWDVGHQAYGHKILTGRKDIFDTNRQFGGISGFPKMKESEFDAFGTGHSSTSISALLGMALAAQLQGKPERQHIAVIGDASIASGMAFEGLNHAGETKANMLIVLNDNAMGIDPSVGALKKYLTNVKTGSAKEENIFECLNFHYTGPVDGHDLPSLIKELEILKHVDGPKLLHVITTKGKGLQKAEENQVTYHAPGKFNKQTGELKRKNAALEPPKFQDVFGKTIVELALKNEKIVGITPAMPTGSSLKYMMATIPERAYDVGIAEQHAVTLAAGMATDGMVVFCNIYSTFLQRAYDQVIHDVALQNLPVIFCLDRAGLVGEDGPTHHGVYDISYLRCIPNLAIFSPLNEEELRNIMYTAQLGLDHPIAIRYPRGRGKMLNWQLPMKKLPIGKAVALKKGHKIAILSTGPIGNMISEMIEELNQPDAIAHYNFPFIKPLDNKLLKEILIKFEHIITLEDGAAIGGFGSAVLEFANNIGIHKIIKIFGVPDFYITHGATEKLYKEAGIDKMSVKQYVQQFL; encoded by the coding sequence TTGAAATCGATACTAGAACATATCAATTCACCGAAAGACCTAAAACCTTTAAATCAGGAAAATTTAAGGCAATTGGCTACTGAGCTACGTGAATTTATTATAGATATTGTTTCTGTAAAAGAAGGCCATTTAGGTGCCAGTTTAGGCGTTGTGGAATTGACCATTGCACTACACTATGTGTTCAACACCCCTATAGACAAGCTTATTTGGGATGTTGGCCACCAAGCATATGGACATAAAATACTGACCGGTAGAAAAGATATTTTTGACACCAACCGTCAATTTGGTGGTATTAGTGGATTTCCAAAAATGAAAGAAAGCGAGTTTGATGCTTTTGGTACAGGACACAGCTCAACTTCTATTTCTGCATTATTGGGAATGGCATTGGCGGCACAACTACAAGGAAAACCAGAAAGGCAACATATTGCAGTAATTGGCGATGCATCTATTGCAAGTGGCATGGCATTTGAGGGGTTAAACCATGCAGGAGAAACCAAAGCCAATATGTTGATTGTTTTAAATGATAATGCCATGGGGATCGATCCAAGCGTTGGTGCATTAAAGAAATACTTGACCAACGTAAAAACAGGATCTGCTAAAGAAGAGAACATTTTTGAATGCCTTAATTTCCATTATACCGGTCCGGTAGACGGTCATGATTTGCCATCCTTAATCAAAGAATTGGAAATTTTAAAGCATGTTGATGGTCCTAAACTTTTACATGTTATTACTACAAAGGGCAAAGGGCTGCAAAAAGCAGAGGAAAATCAAGTAACCTACCATGCACCCGGTAAGTTCAACAAGCAAACGGGAGAGTTAAAAAGGAAAAATGCCGCTCTTGAACCTCCAAAATTTCAAGATGTTTTTGGAAAGACCATAGTGGAACTGGCATTAAAAAATGAAAAAATTGTGGGTATTACGCCTGCCATGCCAACAGGTAGTTCTTTAAAATATATGATGGCCACAATTCCAGAAAGAGCCTACGACGTAGGTATAGCCGAACAGCATGCCGTTACCCTGGCTGCCGGTATGGCCACTGATGGCATGGTTGTTTTCTGCAATATCTATTCTACCTTTTTACAACGTGCATATGACCAGGTAATTCATGATGTGGCCTTGCAAAATTTACCTGTAATTTTCTGTTTGGATCGCGCAGGTTTAGTGGGCGAAGACGGACCAACACACCATGGTGTTTATGATATCTCTTATTTAAGATGCATACCTAACCTTGCTATTTTTTCCCCATTGAACGAAGAAGAGCTAAGAAATATAATGTATACCGCTCAGTTAGGGTTAGACCACCCAATTGCCATTAGATATCCACGAGGTAGGGGAAAAATGTTGAACTGGCAATTACCTATGAAAAAACTTCCCATAGGTAAAGCTGTAGCATTAAAGAAAGGACATAAAATTGCTATTCTAAGCACCGGACCTATAGGCAATATGATATCTGAAATGATAGAAGAATTGAACCAACCCGATGCTATAGCGCATTACAACTTTCCTTTTATAAAGCCTCTGGATAACAAGTTATTAAAAGAAATACTTATAAAATTTGAACATATCATCACCTTAGAGGACGGCGCGGCGATTGGCGGATTTGGCAGTGCAGTGTTAGAATTTGCAAATAATATTGGAATCCATAAAATAATTAAGATATTTGGAGTTCCTGATTTCTATATCACCCATGGAGCTACAGAAAAACTCTACAAGGAAGCAGGAATAGATAAGATGTCCGTAAAACAATATGTACAACAGTTTCTATGA
- a CDS encoding DUF3078 domain-containing protein — protein MKRIAFKPYYLLLPAFLLLIQISHGQDTIPAPIIVDSVTIDSIAVDTIVIRRTVDKIYSPRKDVNLQIPNIDFKKTKTLQKGFQRFRVPSFWETENSFGINISEVAFVNWNAGGDNAISGLGFLKFARKYKFSNFQWENNLELRYGLNAQEGQKLRKTEDVIRLTSNLGFKKDNTSRWFYSVQLNFNTQFSNGYKYPDRDTPISRFMAPGYLLFGAGTSYITKDEKFNLYLSPLTQKSTFVLDQDLADNGAFGVEEAELDADGNVITPGENHLLEIGILITNNFNYNIADNIELKSRLNLYTDYIKSFGNVDVDWELTLNMKVNKFISTSLGTQMIYDDDILFDVVKNDNGTIVDPGTPKIQFKQVLGVGLLYGF, from the coding sequence ATGAAAAGAATAGCTTTTAAACCTTATTACCTTTTACTACCCGCATTTCTTTTGTTGATCCAAATTTCTCATGGTCAAGATACTATACCGGCACCTATTATTGTTGACAGTGTAACCATTGATAGTATTGCGGTAGACACCATTGTAATCAGAAGGACCGTAGATAAAATTTACTCTCCAAGAAAAGATGTAAACCTACAGATACCCAATATAGATTTTAAAAAAACCAAAACACTCCAAAAGGGATTTCAACGTTTTAGAGTACCTTCTTTTTGGGAAACTGAAAATAGTTTTGGTATCAATATCAGTGAAGTCGCCTTTGTGAATTGGAATGCCGGTGGTGATAATGCCATAAGTGGTCTAGGATTTCTGAAATTTGCCAGAAAATACAAGTTCAGTAACTTTCAATGGGAAAACAATTTAGAATTACGCTACGGTTTAAATGCACAAGAAGGGCAAAAACTAAGAAAAACCGAAGATGTCATAAGATTAACCTCTAATCTAGGTTTTAAAAAAGACAATACAAGCAGGTGGTTCTATTCGGTACAATTAAACTTTAATACCCAATTTTCCAACGGTTACAAGTACCCAGATAGAGATACGCCTATATCAAGATTTATGGCTCCGGGTTACTTACTATTTGGTGCGGGTACATCATATATTACCAAAGACGAAAAATTTAACCTATATCTATCTCCTTTAACCCAAAAATCAACTTTTGTTTTAGATCAAGACTTGGCAGATAATGGTGCCTTTGGTGTGGAAGAAGCAGAATTAGATGCTGATGGCAACGTTATTACTCCTGGGGAAAATCACTTATTGGAAATTGGTATTCTTATTACCAATAATTTCAATTATAATATTGCCGACAATATTGAATTGAAAAGTAGGCTGAACCTCTATACCGATTATATTAAGAGTTTTGGAAACGTTGATGTTGATTGGGAATTAACCCTGAACATGAAGGTGAACAAATTTATTAGTACAAGCTTAGGCACCCAAATGATCTATGATGACGATATTCTTTTTGACGTAGTCAAAAATGATAACGGAACCATTGTTGATCCTGGAACACCCAAAATACAGTTTAAGCAAGTATTGGGCGTAGGTTTACTATACGGCTTCTAA
- a CDS encoding deoxyguanosinetriphosphate triphosphohydrolase, with the protein MNWEQLLSLRRQGDKNKRLRNEQDETRLGFDVDYDRIIFSSAFRSLQDKTQVIPLSKTDFVHTRLTHSLEVSVVGRSLGRLAGKKIIEKHPHLKEVHGYQFNDFGAIVAAAALAHDIGNPPFGHSGEKAIGEYFKTGNGLKFKEQFTAVEYQDIIDFEGNANGFRLVTQDRAGVSGGLRLSYATLGAFMKYPKESLPKKPSKHICDKKFGFFQSEKNIFDEVAKDLGLPARSLNGSVAYGRHPLTFLVEAADDICYTIIDFEDGINLGLISEDYALEYLIKLVKDTINTKKYNSLEYMEDRLSYLRALAINTLIQDAVSIFIEHEDSILNGTFEVSLLDKSKFKAQIEDIISLSVQKIYQSQEVVEKEIAGYTIISDILDVYIDALIGKKNNTASNYHKLILRTLPGFYQQTDASLYQIVLNTCCYVASLSDSAAVHMHNKIKGKTL; encoded by the coding sequence ATGAATTGGGAGCAACTACTTTCTTTACGCAGACAAGGCGATAAAAATAAACGATTAAGAAATGAACAAGATGAAACTAGGTTAGGGTTCGATGTTGATTATGATCGTATCATCTTTTCATCCGCTTTTAGAAGTCTTCAAGATAAGACCCAAGTTATTCCGTTATCTAAAACTGATTTCGTTCATACAAGACTGACCCATAGTTTAGAAGTATCTGTTGTTGGCAGAAGCTTAGGTAGGTTAGCGGGGAAAAAAATTATAGAGAAACATCCGCATTTAAAAGAAGTACATGGTTACCAATTCAATGATTTTGGAGCTATAGTCGCTGCGGCCGCCTTGGCACATGATATTGGAAATCCTCCCTTTGGCCATAGTGGGGAAAAAGCAATAGGAGAATATTTTAAAACTGGAAACGGACTAAAATTTAAAGAACAGTTTACGGCGGTAGAATACCAAGATATTATTGACTTTGAAGGTAACGCAAACGGATTTAGATTAGTGACCCAAGATAGAGCAGGAGTGTCCGGGGGGCTACGTTTAAGCTATGCCACTTTAGGGGCATTTATGAAGTACCCTAAAGAATCTTTGCCCAAGAAACCTTCCAAACACATTTGCGATAAGAAATTTGGATTTTTTCAAAGTGAGAAAAACATATTTGATGAAGTTGCCAAAGATTTAGGTTTACCTGCCAGAAGTCTAAACGGTTCCGTTGCTTATGGTAGGCATCCTTTAACCTTTTTGGTAGAAGCCGCAGATGACATTTGTTACACGATAATTGATTTTGAAGACGGTATTAATTTAGGTTTGATTTCTGAAGATTATGCTTTGGAATACCTGATAAAATTGGTTAAGGATACTATAAATACCAAGAAGTATAATTCCTTGGAGTATATGGAAGATAGGCTTAGTTATCTGCGGGCCTTGGCTATAAATACCTTAATACAAGATGCGGTCTCCATATTCATAGAACATGAAGATAGTATTTTGAATGGTACCTTTGAAGTGTCCTTATTGGACAAAAGTAAATTTAAGGCCCAAATTGAAGATATCATTAGCTTAAGCGTTCAAAAAATATATCAATCGCAAGAAGTGGTAGAAAAAGAGATTGCCGGCTATACCATTATTTCAGATATTTTAGATGTGTATATTGATGCGCTTATCGGTAAAAAGAACAATACGGCATCTAATTATCACAAACTCATTTTAAGGACTTTACCGGGTTTTTACCAGCAAACAGACGCATCATTATATCAAATTGTTTTAAACACTTGTTGCTACGTGGCTAGTCTTTCTGATAGTGCCGCAGTGCATATGCATAATAAAATAAAAGGCAAGACTCTTTAG
- a CDS encoding carboxypeptidase-like regulatory domain-containing protein, producing MKKVFVLFALVITSLSFAQETSSIKGKILDGEFYNEPLLMASVSLDDATFSTQTNFRGNFEFNDIAPGKHNILVQFMGYEPMRLEVLVKEGEQATILETLYAKSLPMPSSTKVSSASAETETAFELAVNKTK from the coding sequence ATGAAAAAAGTATTTGTTCTATTTGCCCTAGTGATAACTTCCTTGTCATTTGCACAAGAGACCAGCTCTATTAAAGGGAAAATTTTGGACGGTGAGTTCTATAACGAGCCTCTATTAATGGCCTCTGTTTCTTTGGACGATGCCACTTTTTCTACACAAACCAACTTTAGAGGTAACTTTGAATTCAATGATATTGCCCCTGGCAAGCACAATATTCTTGTTCAATTCATGGGATACGAACCTATGCGTCTAGAGGTTTTGGTAAAAGAAGGGGAACAGGCCACAATTTTAGAAACACTTTATGCCAAAAGTTTACCAATGCCTTCTTCTACTAAAGTAAGTTCCGCATCTGCCGAGACGGAAACCGCATTTGAGTTGGCCGTAAATAAGACCAAGTAA
- a CDS encoding inorganic phosphate transporter, translating into MGENIYLFMIIALAVLAITDLIVGVSNDAVNFLNSAIGSKAISFKTIMIVASVGIAFGAISSSGMMEVARKGIFNPSEFVFAEIMIVFMAVMITDILLLDFFNTLGMPTSTTVSIVFELLGAAVAISLVKIYSGDGNITHLTDYINTDKATEIIIGILLSVVIAFTIGAIVQFFTRVLISFKFNEKPKWVGAIFGGMAITAIIYFILIKGLKGTSIISPEAAMFIAENPELFLLGNFALWFVLSWAATTFLKWNIYTVIIILGTFALAMAFAGNDLVNFIGVPLAAYESFLSWSESGQLASEYNMKGLAVAVQTPTYLLLASGIIMVVTLWFSSKAKNVVKTSVDLSRQDEGEERFEPNYLSRQIVKFSIKASENLNGLIPVAIQNRINEQFIKPTSYAQKAKAKDQPAFDLIRASVNLMVASVLISLATSLKLPLSTTYVTFMVAMGTSLADRAWGSESAVYRVAGVLNVIGGWFFTAIVAFVAAAIIAYVIHLGGIWAIGALLIFAFILIGKNYLSHTKKLKETKEEEILQRAESSSIQGVIEESAKNIANVVKRANKIYSNSINGLAKQDLSSLHKNKKQGAKLANEIEDLRNHTFYFIKNLEEAHIGASNFYINAMGHLTDISQSLEYIGKVSHKHVNNNHKKLKYNQIKELKQIDIKLAEILDNTYHAFDERSFEKIGNILNNKQELYDLVSQKISLQVERTRSEESSPKNTTLYFTILLETKDLMTATMNLLELYYKEHDADVKPATLD; encoded by the coding sequence ATGGGCGAGAACATATATTTATTCATGATTATTGCATTGGCCGTACTGGCCATAACCGATTTAATTGTAGGTGTTAGTAATGATGCCGTCAACTTTTTAAATTCAGCAATAGGTTCAAAAGCAATTTCCTTTAAAACTATAATGATTGTTGCCAGTGTTGGTATAGCCTTTGGCGCAATATCATCTAGTGGCATGATGGAAGTTGCCAGAAAAGGAATCTTTAATCCGTCAGAATTTGTATTTGCAGAAATCATGATCGTCTTTATGGCCGTTATGATTACGGATATTTTATTACTGGATTTTTTCAATACCCTTGGTATGCCCACATCAACAACAGTTTCCATTGTTTTTGAACTATTGGGTGCGGCCGTAGCAATATCGCTTGTTAAAATATATTCTGGCGATGGTAATATTACACATTTAACCGACTATATAAATACAGATAAGGCCACCGAGATTATCATTGGAATCTTATTATCGGTCGTCATTGCTTTTACCATTGGTGCCATTGTTCAATTTTTTACTAGGGTTTTAATATCCTTTAAATTCAACGAAAAGCCAAAGTGGGTAGGTGCAATCTTTGGTGGTATGGCCATCACTGCGATTATATATTTCATATTGATCAAAGGTCTTAAAGGCACTTCGATCATTAGTCCTGAGGCAGCTATGTTCATTGCCGAAAATCCAGAATTATTTCTTTTAGGAAATTTCGCTTTATGGTTTGTGCTGTCTTGGGCAGCAACCACTTTTTTGAAGTGGAATATTTATACCGTAATTATCATTTTAGGAACTTTTGCCCTGGCCATGGCGTTTGCAGGTAACGATTTGGTAAACTTTATTGGGGTTCCATTGGCTGCTTATGAATCTTTTTTAAGTTGGTCAGAATCTGGTCAATTAGCTTCAGAATACAATATGAAAGGACTTGCGGTCGCTGTACAGACACCAACGTATCTATTACTGGCATCTGGTATAATCATGGTGGTTACACTTTGGTTTTCATCTAAAGCAAAAAATGTTGTAAAGACTAGCGTGGATCTTTCTAGACAAGATGAAGGAGAAGAACGTTTTGAGCCCAATTACCTGTCTAGGCAAATTGTTAAATTCTCCATTAAAGCTTCAGAAAATTTAAACGGATTAATTCCCGTAGCAATTCAAAATAGAATCAACGAACAATTTATTAAGCCAACATCATATGCCCAAAAAGCAAAAGCTAAAGATCAGCCTGCTTTTGATCTAATTAGAGCTTCGGTAAACCTAATGGTTGCCAGTGTATTGATCTCTTTGGCTACATCGTTAAAACTACCATTATCTACAACCTACGTAACCTTTATGGTTGCTATGGGTACATCTTTGGCAGATAGGGCTTGGGGATCGGAAAGTGCGGTATATAGAGTTGCGGGTGTGCTTAATGTTATAGGCGGATGGTTCTTTACCGCCATTGTAGCTTTTGTTGCGGCAGCGATCATTGCTTATGTTATACATTTAGGAGGTATTTGGGCAATTGGAGCCTTATTGATTTTTGCCTTTATCCTAATTGGCAAGAACTACTTATCACACACTAAAAAATTAAAGGAAACCAAAGAAGAGGAAATCTTACAACGTGCTGAAAGCAGTTCTATTCAAGGGGTTATTGAGGAAAGTGCCAAGAATATTGCAAACGTTGTTAAAAGAGCCAACAAAATATACTCGAACTCCATTAACGGACTTGCAAAACAAGACTTAAGCTCTCTTCATAAAAACAAAAAGCAAGGCGCCAAATTGGCCAACGAAATTGAAGACCTAAGAAACCACACCTTCTATTTTATTAAAAATTTGGAAGAAGCACATATAGGTGCCAGTAATTTCTATATAAATGCCATGGGCCACTTGACAGATATTTCACAATCATTGGAATATATTGGCAAGGTAAGTCACAAGCACGTTAACAATAACCATAAAAAATTAAAGTATAACCAAATCAAGGAACTGAAGCAAATAGATATTAAACTTGCCGAAATTCTAGATAATACCTATCATGCTTTTGACGAAAGATCATTTGAGAAAATAGGTAACATTCTTAATAACAAACAAGAATTATATGATTTGGTATCCCAAAAAATAAGCCTTCAGGTTGAGCGCACCAGGTCAGAAGAATCCAGTCCTAAAAACACTACGTTATATTTTACTATCTTACTAGAGACTAAAGATTTGATGACGGCGACCATGAACCTTCTAGAGCTATATTACAAGGAACATGATGCCGATGTTAAACCGGCAACATTAGACTAA
- a CDS encoding DUF6503 family protein: MKYVLLSVFLLHGVLNYAQEITGTQLLERAIAYHDPENNWSSFKGKMLIEMENPKSSPRSTVIEMKLPNNYFKSTVKKDNYTIESELDNGECTLKLNGSTSIFPKIKDSLNISCDRAKMMKNYYTYLYGLPMKLKDPGTIIDNNVVKKTFKGKEYLVLKATYEKEVGNDTWYFYFDPKTYAMEVYQFFHDESKNDGEYILLSEMITVNGIRIPKVRAWYYNKGDVYLATDNLRKANSL; this comes from the coding sequence ATGAAATATGTTTTGCTATCCGTTTTCTTGCTACACGGGGTATTAAATTATGCTCAAGAAATTACAGGAACTCAGTTATTAGAACGCGCCATTGCCTATCATGACCCAGAAAATAACTGGTCTAGTTTTAAAGGTAAAATGCTCATTGAAATGGAAAACCCTAAAAGCAGTCCACGTAGCACTGTGATTGAAATGAAGCTGCCTAACAACTATTTTAAATCTACAGTTAAAAAAGACAATTATACTATTGAATCTGAATTGGACAATGGTGAATGTACATTGAAATTGAACGGCAGTACTTCTATATTCCCAAAGATTAAGGATAGCTTGAATATTAGCTGTGATCGCGCTAAGATGATGAAAAACTATTATACCTACCTATATGGTCTTCCTATGAAATTGAAAGATCCGGGTACTATAATAGATAATAACGTAGTTAAGAAGACTTTTAAGGGAAAGGAGTATTTAGTATTAAAAGCCACGTATGAAAAAGAAGTAGGTAATGATACTTGGTATTTTTACTTTGACCCTAAAACCTACGCCATGGAGGTATATCAGTTCTTTCATGATGAAAGTAAAAATGATGGCGAGTACATTCTACTTTCAGAGATGATTACCGTAAACGGCATTAGAATTCCTAAAGTACGTGCATGGTATTATAATAAAGGTGATGTATACCTAGCTACCGATAACCTACGTAAAGCGAATTCACTATAA